The Pseudoalteromonas rubra nucleotide sequence GCACTGGCATTAATTTGGGCAAACACAGCAACAGCGCACCAAATAAAAGCTGCAATGACGACTGTACTGGTTGACTCGGGTAACGAGCAGATCGAATTAATGCACCGGTTTTACCTGCACGATACCGAGCATGCGGTGGAAGACTTGTTTGGTGAAGACGCCGACCTGTTTCAAAACCAATCTGACAGAGCCCGCTTTGCAGAATATGTGCATGACACAGTGGAATTAAAGGATGAAGCTGGCCAAGCCATTCCCTTGACGCTATACAATGGCAGTATTGACGGGCAATTTTTCTGGGTTATCCAGCGCGCCCCTATGCCAGTTAAATTGAGCCGCTTACAGATGCGTCATGATGCACTCAGAGATATCTGGCCAACCCAGGTCAATATGGTCAACTTCAAAACTCAGCACGCTGTTCAGACTCTGCATTTTAACGGCGACGATACCTGGCTGTGGGTGAGGTTTTCTCAGTAAACCCCAACAACTAACACTTTGCCCCAGTCACTAAATAGCACACCAATCAGTTACACCTTGACACTTACTCTGCAGCGCGTTTAGAGAAGAAGGTAGGCATATGTTAGCCAGGTTATCGCCACCGAATCATCAAGTGGCAACCAGTGCACTCACCGTACAATCTGGCACAGAGCTTTACCTTGTTGTGCCAGCTTACTGCCACAGTCGAGGAATACTTGGCCCTGAGTGTTATAAAACTGCCCCTGCCATTGATCGTCCTCTTCCAGCTTAATGGAGATGTAACCAAACTCTCCCTGAGTGTTCCCCTGCGCGCGCTTACCATCAATTTGAGTACTGAACCCGCTGTTTGCACCGGTTGAACTCAGGCTAACACCACTGTTGCCGACCACCAATTGAGGTGGACGATCACTGCCCTTACCAAAAGCCAGCGACTGGTAAATATGCATATGACCAGATAGAGACAAGCTGACCTCAGACGGTAGCTGCTGCGATACAGTCGTCTTCAGCGCCGTTTGCAGCATATCTGTGATTGAAGGAGTGCCAACCGGTCCGCTTTGTCCCCAAATAGGTCTATGCGTCATCATCCATAACGGGGTTTTTACCCGAGAAGCCAGCCGCTGCAATTGAGAATACTGGTCACGATACTGGCGCGTGAGTGTTTGTGGCGAGCGTGAATCGCAAGCATTGGCAGAATCCATCACCCACAATGCCAGCGACTCCAGTTCAAGCAAATAGGGGTCTAGCATCACAATATGGTCGCTTGCTTCGCTGGGTGGCTGGCTGAATTCCCCCTGATAAGGGCATGACTGCTGTGCAACGCCCCCCGGTAAGTCAGAGCCAGGTCCCAGGAAATAAAACCAGCCGGGACCTGCACGGCTACACAGCTCATGATTACCGCGGGCAAATACCCAAGGTGCACTGGCCAGCAAAGACTTAGCCGGTGCAAACAAATCAGCCTGCCAACTCTGCCAGGTATCGGGTTTTGGACTGCCGCTGGCATTTTGCGAGTAATACGTCTCTGTTAGACCACATGACGGACCACCGTAACCACCATCTCCCGCATCGTACGCGTAAATATCTTTACTGATGCTGCCCGACGTACCGCGGTAGTTGAAATCCCCCATATGTAGGATCAACTGTTTGCTTTGCCTGGCACCCAGGTCCGCCAGCTGAGCAAAAGGTTGCGCAGCACTTGCTCCTTCACATACTGAACTCTTACATCCGGAGTCTCCAAATACCTGAATTTGCTCTGGAGCCAGGTTGACGGGAGCCAGTTCAACCCCGCCATAAGAAAGACGATACTGAGTATCTGGACGGATCACGGCTTCACAAACTGTGACTGGAAAATGAACGGGATCCGGATTTAATCGCCTGGCCCGGGTTTTTATCGCCTGTTCACCCGCGTGTATTAGCTGCGGACATTGCTGATCATTAATATGTGCGCCGTCGACAATGGCTCTGGCATAAACTTGCACACCCCCACCCTGTGCGGGGGCCAGCATAGTATAAGCGGCATGAACGAGTGGATCGTGTGCTGCACTGTCGGCAGTGCCCGTGCAACCAGAGAGTAAAACGACGAGAGGAAGCATATATTTGCGCATGGTTATTCCTTGTTTGCGGCTCCATTAGCTTCCTTAGTGTAGACCACAATAAAGCGGTGTTGATATTACCCCGCATTTCACACTGCTCAGCGTGGCACGCTGTGATGGGTATAGCGCTCAACCAACTCATCGATATCTGGACGAAGGCGCTCTATTGCGCCATTAAAACGCGCCAATTGTGCTGCATCGAACAACCCTTTGCGCAATAAAAAATGCACCTGGTTGTTGTGGACTGGATAGTCCCAAATATAAAAGTTTTTAATGCCCAGCTTACGCGCCATGAAACGCCCGAGTATCTCGTCTTCGATGATGAAATCGACCCGCTTTTTTGCCAACATTTCAATACGCTGAGGGCTGCCAGAAATCCCCACCAACAAATGGCCAAAATTGGGGTTTTCGGCAAGATTTTTGAGCTCATCACCATAATAAGAACCTATGCTCAGGCCGATACGATAGCCCAACCGCAACAAAGCTTTTAAATCAATGGCCATACGGGGCTGACGCAATGAAAAAAGTCGCATTTTTTCCCAGCGATAGGGGGCTGAAAACACCCCTAACTCAGCACGTTCCTGTACATAACTGACCATCAATAAGACATCGACCGTCCCCTTACCCAGCTGATCTAAACTTCGGGCAGAGGTAGGCAAGCGCAAAAATCGAGGGCACATGTTCAGCTGTGCGAACACCTTACGTGCTATTTCCACATCCAACCCGTACGCCCCACGCTCATCGACCGCTGTCAGCGGCGGCCAGTCAGCGACGACGCCAATTTTAACTTCGCTGGTACACAGTTGCTGTGCACTGACTTGTGACCCATAAAAAAAAGCACCGGCAATAAAAAAACACCACATTCTGAGATACAACCTGATACCAATCACTCTCACCTGCTTATTCTCTGACCTGTATCTTTTAGTTATAGCCATTATCGCGCCAGTTTTAAATCAAAGATGTCAGATTGGCCACCTCACTGGTTAAATGTAATATTTTTGTTGTATAAAATTAACATGAACACGTTTAAATACGGCCCAAAAATGATAATTAGAGTATTTACTTATGAGCCTATCCCGTCGCGATTTCTTTAAAACCAGCCTAATGCTGTCAACTGTTCCCCTTACCTTAGGACTGAGTGGCTGTACTTTTTCTCAGAGCCCGTTCAGCCATGGCGTTGCCAGTGGCGACCCATTGGATGATCGAGCGATCTTATGGACCCGCATTACCATTCCACCTGAAGTGCAGGAGCGGGTGGATATGAATACACTCAGTGTCAAAGCACTCTGGCAGGTTAGTGCAGATCCGCAGTTTTCTCACCTGATTGCTGAGGGCTATGAAATCACCGATAAACAACGCGACTTTACCGTTAAGGTCGATGCAACCGGGCTGGCACCTGATACTCGCTATTTTTATCGCTTTATCATCGATGAATTGGATGAGCCAGTTATCTCGCCAACAGGCCGGACTAAAACGCTGCCAGCCTACGATGTTAGCCAGGTAAAACTGGCCATGACATCCTGCTCGCACTTTAGCTATGGTTACTTTAACGTGTATGCACGTATCGCCGAAATTGAAGACCTGGATGCGGTGCTGCACCTTGGTGATTACCTGTACGAATACGGCAATAAAGATGTGTACCGCAACCCGTTCTTATGGAATCGTAAAGTTCAGCCCGCCCACGAAATGGTGACCCTGGATGACTACCGGGTTCGTCATGCCTGTTATAAAACTGACGAAGACTTGCAAACCCTGCATCAGACTCACCCGATGATCTGTATCTGGGATGACCACGAATTCACCAACGATACCTGGTCGGGCGGGGCAGAGAACCACAATGACGGTGAGGGTGACTGGCAAACCCGTAAAGCGGCTGCCATTAAAGCCTATTATGAGTGGATGCCGATCCGTGAACCCAGCGATAACAACCGGGAACGATCTTATCGCCGCTTCCAGTTTGGATCTTTGCTGGATCTGAATATGCTCGACACTCGCCTGATCGGTCGCGATCAGCAAGTTGAGATCAAAGATCCTGCCCGACTTGATGAATCGCGAACTTTACTGGGTTATGCGCAGGAGCAATGGTTATACGACAACCTGTTTGAGGCTAAACAAAATGGCGTGCAGTGGAAGTTATTGGGCCAGCAAGTGCAGATGATGCAAATTCAGATGCTGGGTAAACCCATTAATGGTGATGCCTGGGACGGTTACCCGGCCGCACGTCATCGCCTGTTAGACTTTATCGAACAAAACCAGATAGATAACGTGGTATTCTTAACCGGTGACGTACACTCTTCCTGGGCCGCCAACATCTGTAAAAACCCTTATGACTGGCACGAATACAACCGCTTCACTCATGAAGGGGCCATCGCAGTAGAGATCGTGACTTCCTCGGTGACATCACCATCTATTCCGGTACCGGGCTTGCAGCAGCTGGTAGGTGATGTTGGTAAAATTTTGATCCCAGAGAATCCTCACATCCGCTATGTCGACCTCGCCAATCGCGGTTTTGTAACCCTGGACATCACTCGGGACGAGCTCAACGCCAGCTGGCACCATGTGCCGTTTGTCGGCTTTAAAAATGACCAGTCGCATATTGGCAAACGTTATACCGTTAAGGCAGGCAAAGCCAAACTGGTTTAATAACAAATACAATTGGCACTTTTGCGTTATCAGGGCGCATCCGTGCCACTTTTTAGCCTTACCAACCAAAAATAAAAGTCAATTAAAATCAGAGACATAAAAAACACTCAAACTTTTTTCAAAAAACTTGCTTGAAAAGCGTTTACCCCGGCCATAGATAGATTTGTGAGGACGCCGACAGGGTCCAAAACCAAACTAAGACTTTGTTTTAAAAGCCTTTATTTAAGTAATGTTAGAATTAAAAACCCGCTATTTACTGGTTTATTGCAAAGAGTAAATGGCTTAATTATCGCTTTATGAGGATACGATTATGCGTACAGTAGATTTATCACCCCTTTACCGTTCATTCATCGGTTTCGATCACCTTGCATCTATGATGGATGCGGCGCAGCGTAGCAGCGAAAAACAGCCCAGCTACCCGCCATACAACATCGAAGCCTTAGCTGAAGACAAGTACCAGATTACCATGGCGGTGGCCGGCTTTACGGAGCAGGAGTTATCGCTGGAGTCGGAAAACAACACGCTGAGCGTCAAGGGCGAGAAGCAAAATAAAGAAGACAAAACCGACCGAAAGTTTATTCACCAGGGCATTGCCGAGCGCAACTTTGAGCGCAAATTCCAGCTGGGCGATCATGTAAAAGTGATTGGCGCTTCGCTTGAAAACGGCCTGTTGTTGATTGACCTGGAGCGCGAAGTACCGGAAGCGTTAAAGCCAAGAAAAATTGAAATTGGCACCGGTAAGCTGATTGAAGGTTAATACCTGAAGAGTAGTAATTACTCACTCCCTTTTCCTTTTATTACATTGTTGAATTCCCACCAGCCGCCCGAAAGGGCGGCTTTTTTGTGTGCTGTAAGAGATTATCTAAATTGCCACGCCCAGTGCCTCGGCCACCCGTGTGGCATGTGGACCTAACCAGCCCAGCACCGGAGTAAAACGCTCGACCAACTTTTCACTATGGCTGGCAAAGCTTTCAGCCTCTTTGGCTATTTTAGCCGCACGGGCCAGCGACTCCGCTACCTCAACCTTATCAGGCTGCGCCTGTTCGATTTCTTCTTGTGCCTCCTCCAGCGCATTATTCAGTTTGCGCGACTGCGCAATACCAAGCTCACCCAACGCTGTGGCTAACTCACCCAGCGCCCGCTGAATATCCACTGTCTGGGGCTCAGGCATTGTGATGTTGGGAGCGGCATAAATCTGATTCTGATCACCTGTGTTTATCACCGCGCCATTGGCATTGCCACCCACCTGTATTGTCCTGTCTGTCATGGGATATTACTCCTGTTTTAATTCATTGAGTTTTTCGATAATTGGGTTTACCAGTTCAATATCCGGCTCCTGCTCTGCGCCCTCACAATAATCAAGGTAGTTGCTCAGCATCAATTTTACCCTCGATCCATACGCCTCTGGCCATCTAAGAAAGTAGGGAGAAAATAGCTGTACAGCTTCCTGCGAACTAGCCACCGCAGCTTCGTGCTGACCTAATTTGCTTTGTAAGACTGCAAGGTTATTCAGTGACATGGCCAGGTCAGGCGAATAAATATCGGGACTCATTTGAACCAACGAACTGAAGTGTTCAACGGCTTTCTGCGAAGTGTTTAGGGCGGCTTCGTACTGACCTAGCTCGCCTTGTAAGACTGCGAGGTTATTCAGTGACATGGTCAGGTCAGACAAATAAACATCGGGACTCGTTTGAACCAACGAACTGAAGTATTCAACGGCTTCCCGCAAAGTGTTTAGGGCCGCTTCGTGCTCGCCCAGCTCGCTGTATCGGCTAGCAAGATTGTTCAGTGACATAGCCAGGTCAGGCAAAAAGGCATCGGGACTCTTCTGAGTTAGCACTCTACGCAATTCAACAGCTTCTTTTGCGGAGGCCAGCGCGGCTTCGCACTGGCCAGACTCACTTTGCAGGTTAGCAAGATTATTCAGTACAGAGGCTAGATTGGGCAAAAAGGCATCGGGGCTCACCTGAGCGAGTGCTCTGCTGTGTTCAACGGCTTCCATTGCGGTGGTCAGGGCCGCTTCGTGCAAGCCCAACGAGCTTTGCCGAGTAGCAAGGTTATTCAGAGCCGTGGCCAGATTGGGCAAATAGGTATCAGGGTGAGCCTGAACTAGTTTTCTTCTTAGTTCAACAGCTTCCAGCGCTGTGGCCAGCGCCGCTTCGTGCTGTTCCAGATCGCTTTGCCGGTTAGCAAGGTTATTCAGTGAAGCCGCTAAGTTTGGCAAATAGACACCGGGATGGTCCTGAGCCAGCCTTCTTCTTAGTTCAACAGCTTTTTGTGCGCTGGTAAGGGCTGCTTCGCGATGGCCTAGTCTACTTTGCCGATTAGCAAGAGTATTCAGAGCCGCAGCCAGGTTGGATAAGAAAGCACTAGGGTTCACCTGACTGAGTGCTTTGAAGTGTTCAACTGCTTCCAGCGCACAGGACAGAGCGGCTTCGTGCTTACCCAAAGCGCTTTGCCGATTAGAAAGATTATTCAGAGCAATAGCCAAATGTTCCGAATAGGCATCGGGGCGAGTCTTAGTGAGCGCTCTACAATGCTCAACAGCTTCAAGCGCAGTGGTCAGTGCGGCTTCACGTTGACCCAAGTTGCTTTGTCGGTTTGCAAGCGTGTTCAGCGACATGGCTAATCTGGATAACACGATCTCACTGGTCTGCTGCTCGGCAAGAACCAGATCTTGCTGATATGAGATGGTTGCCAATTTACAGGCTAATTCTGCCAGAGCGATAGAGCTGTGCGGTATGGCATCATTGAGTAACTCTACCAGCTCCAAATTGTGTCGGCTATCATCAACCAACTGCTCTGCCCA carries:
- a CDS encoding DUF6702 family protein, whose translation is MRDRLIAALALIWANTATAHQIKAAMTTVLVDSGNEQIELMHRFYLHDTEHAVEDLFGEDADLFQNQSDRARFAEYVHDTVELKDEAGQAIPLTLYNGSIDGQFFWVIQRAPMPVKLSRLQMRHDALRDIWPTQVNMVNFKTQHAVQTLHFNGDDTWLWVRFSQ
- a CDS encoding metallophosphoesterase gives rise to the protein MRKYMLPLVVLLSGCTGTADSAAHDPLVHAAYTMLAPAQGGGVQVYARAIVDGAHINDQQCPQLIHAGEQAIKTRARRLNPDPVHFPVTVCEAVIRPDTQYRLSYGGVELAPVNLAPEQIQVFGDSGCKSSVCEGASAAQPFAQLADLGARQSKQLILHMGDFNYRGTSGSISKDIYAYDAGDGGYGGPSCGLTETYYSQNASGSPKPDTWQSWQADLFAPAKSLLASAPWVFARGNHELCSRAGPGWFYFLGPGSDLPGGVAQQSCPYQGEFSQPPSEASDHIVMLDPYLLELESLALWVMDSANACDSRSPQTLTRQYRDQYSQLQRLASRVKTPLWMMTHRPIWGQSGPVGTPSITDMLQTALKTTVSQQLPSEVSLSLSGHMHIYQSLAFGKGSDRPPQLVVGNSGVSLSSTGANSGFSTQIDGKRAQGNTQGEFGYISIKLEEDDQWQGQFYNTQGQVFLDCGSKLAQQGKALCQIVR
- a CDS encoding tetratricopeptide repeat protein; this encodes MAERSVSVQGSANQSIIITGDHNQVGGAVEFRIPLVRHHTPARRRRGPQTPPNVLDILSAHNKALKLLGRGHELKLLNEWLSDDRDISVFAITASAGSGKTRLAIELCEQAEQQPGWAAGFVRSDDLAQLAHAFKFAQANWSHSLLLVVDYAGANAKALAQWLDALSQLDELADGIRVRILLLEREASKEAGWWHTLTGSALGSDQARLDLFIQHEPYALAGLSDITIRRAVLCAALNAAQALVSSPRASAIPEANEQADFDTALADPQFGNPLALVMAGILCRDMLPRAALSLHYLAAAEKLAQREIDRFNKCFGEGGDATKLAHCLCFHLLCGGLHIADMRQTLSAELIAMGWHSPSLDKELLALQQAFPPAEDGDETVRLSTTQPDLIAEAMCIQLLQSDRERSLKAPDILARTLEYGQELAAATLVRLLQDFACPVSQLTDQQAHLLKWAEQLVDDSRHNLELVELLNDAIPHSSIALAELACKLATISYQQDLVLAEQQTSEIVLSRLAMSLNTLANRQSNLGQREAALTTALEAVEHCRALTKTRPDAYSEHLAIALNNLSNRQSALGKHEAALSCALEAVEHFKALSQVNPSAFLSNLAAALNTLANRQSRLGHREAALTSAQKAVELRRRLAQDHPGVYLPNLAASLNNLANRQSDLEQHEAALATALEAVELRRKLVQAHPDTYLPNLATALNNLATRQSSLGLHEAALTTAMEAVEHSRALAQVSPDAFLPNLASVLNNLANLQSESGQCEAALASAKEAVELRRVLTQKSPDAFLPDLAMSLNNLASRYSELGEHEAALNTLREAVEYFSSLVQTSPDVYLSDLTMSLNNLAVLQGELGQYEAALNTSQKAVEHFSSLVQMSPDIYSPDLAMSLNNLAVLQSKLGQHEAAVASSQEAVQLFSPYFLRWPEAYGSRVKLMLSNYLDYCEGAEQEPDIELVNPIIEKLNELKQE
- a CDS encoding alkaline phosphatase D family protein, whose product is MSLSRRDFFKTSLMLSTVPLTLGLSGCTFSQSPFSHGVASGDPLDDRAILWTRITIPPEVQERVDMNTLSVKALWQVSADPQFSHLIAEGYEITDKQRDFTVKVDATGLAPDTRYFYRFIIDELDEPVISPTGRTKTLPAYDVSQVKLAMTSCSHFSYGYFNVYARIAEIEDLDAVLHLGDYLYEYGNKDVYRNPFLWNRKVQPAHEMVTLDDYRVRHACYKTDEDLQTLHQTHPMICIWDDHEFTNDTWSGGAENHNDGEGDWQTRKAAAIKAYYEWMPIREPSDNNRERSYRRFQFGSLLDLNMLDTRLIGRDQQVEIKDPARLDESRTLLGYAQEQWLYDNLFEAKQNGVQWKLLGQQVQMMQIQMLGKPINGDAWDGYPAARHRLLDFIEQNQIDNVVFLTGDVHSSWAANICKNPYDWHEYNRFTHEGAIAVEIVTSSVTSPSIPVPGLQQLVGDVGKILIPENPHIRYVDLANRGFVTLDITRDELNASWHHVPFVGFKNDQSHIGKRYTVKAGKAKLV
- a CDS encoding substrate-binding periplasmic protein, with product MWCFFIAGAFFYGSQVSAQQLCTSEVKIGVVADWPPLTAVDERGAYGLDVEIARKVFAQLNMCPRFLRLPTSARSLDQLGKGTVDVLLMVSYVQERAELGVFSAPYRWEKMRLFSLRQPRMAIDLKALLRLGYRIGLSIGSYYGDELKNLAENPNFGHLLVGISGSPQRIEMLAKKRVDFIIEDEILGRFMARKLGIKNFYIWDYPVHNNQVHFLLRKGLFDAAQLARFNGAIERLRPDIDELVERYTHHSVPR
- a CDS encoding Hsp20 family protein, translated to MRTVDLSPLYRSFIGFDHLASMMDAAQRSSEKQPSYPPYNIEALAEDKYQITMAVAGFTEQELSLESENNTLSVKGEKQNKEDKTDRKFIHQGIAERNFERKFQLGDHVKVIGASLENGLLLIDLEREVPEALKPRKIEIGTGKLIEG